A stretch of DNA from Nitrosopumilus zosterae:
TTGGATCACGTGCGGCATAAACTGAATTATCATCAGAGATAAATGTAAAACAATAAGAACCAACCATCTCATTTTTAAGAATTGAAAGCGCTTTTCCCATTTGACCGTTCTCAGAGATTAATGTAACTAGTCTCTGGGCTGCAACAAGAGTGTCACTTGCGTTCTGAGGGGTAAATGAACATCCACCTACTAGATTTGATAACTCTTGTACATTTGCGATGGTTCCATTATGCGCAATACAAAGATCTTTTACTTTAAGAGGTTGGGCATTTTCCAACGAGCTTCGTCCCATTGTAGAATAGCGAACATGGCCTATCACTGCCGGAGAAGAATATTCTTCAGTTATTTTTTTGAATTCAGAGGAAGAGCCAGAAACCAATCCAAGTCGTTTAAGCGGAGGTTTGTTCGGAATTGCCAAGCCCCATGCTTCTTGTCCTCTGTGTTGAAGTGCCCTTAGTGCATCAATGACCATTGGGACAACATTAGTTCCACTAAGACTGAAAATTCCAACAACGCCACAATTTTCTTTAACCATGAAGCACCAAATCCCTTAACGAATTTAACCAAGTTTTTTGTGCTTTATCAACTCTTAGATCAATGATAGAATTTGTTCCACTTACAAACTGAATTTTGTCTCCTCCAAAGTACCCAATAATTCCGAAAGAGATTTTGTTCTTTTTTAATAGAATTTCTAGTTTTTTTAGATTTTTCTTTTCAAAAGTTAAGAGATATCTGGAATGGCTTTCAGAAAATAGAGTTCTGTCAACATCAAGTTTATCCCCTGGAATCTTTTCCAGAGATATTTTACAGCCAATCATGTTTTGCATACATAATTCTGACACAGCTACTGCAAGCCCCCCTTTGGAGCAGTCATGAGCAGACTTTAGGATTTGGGCACCTATTACATCCAATACTGCAGTCATGTTTTTCTTTGATTCTGAGAAATCCACCACAGGGCATTTTCCGCCAACAAATTTGTGGATGTATTCAAAATATTCAGAACCGCCCATTTCGTCTTTAGTGTCCCCAATTATTACAAGACAGTCATTTTCAGAAATTTTTTGAGGTGCCAGTGGTTTTTTGTCAATTAATCCTAAAACACCAATTACTGGAGTAGGCTTTATCGGTCCAGCAGGAGTTTCGTTGTAGAGGCTAACTTTTCCGCCAACGCAGGGAATTTCAAAATATTTAGCAAAATCAGTCAATCCTTTTAGAGATTCCAGAAAAGTCCAAAATATTTCAGGATCTTTTGGGTTTCCAAATTGAAGATGGTCAAGCATTCCAATTGGTTTTGCGCCAGTGCAAACAACATTTCTGCATGCCTCTTCAAAACAGCCTATTGCACCTTCTCTTGGGTTAATGTAACAATGTTTTGGATTTCCATCAATCTTTGCAGAAAGAAATTTTCCATTATCTAACCTTAAAACAGATGCGTCACTGCCCGGTTTTACAACAGTTCTTATTCCAACTTCATGATCATATTGTCCATAAACCCAAATCTTACTTGCAATGTTAGGGGATGCAAGCAATTGCATCAGAGTTTTAGAATAATCAGATATTGATTTGAATTTCTTTTCAGTCTCAATTGTTTTAAGATATTCTGGGTATTTTGATGGCAAATCCAATAATGTTGCATTTGCGACAACATCGGTGGGAAGATTTGCCAGTATCTTTGTACCTTTCTTCACACGCATTTGACTATCCGTTGTAACATGTCCAATTACGGAACATTCAATGTGAAATTTTTTGCAAATAGATTCTAGTTTTTTTAATTTAATTTTATCAGTAACAATTAGCATTCGTTCTTGAGATTCAGAAACCATGATTTCATCTGGATGCATGTCAGATTCCCGGAGGTGGACTTTTCCAACATCCATCTCAATTCCAATATCTAGCGCATCGGCAGTTTCTGAAACTGCACAAGATAACCCACCACCGCCAAGATCTTTCATGGCGTGAATTAATTTCTCATTTCTAGCCTCCAAAACTGCCTCAATGATCAACTTTTCAATGAAAGGATCTGGAATTTGTACTGCGGAACGATCTTCAGATTCTAATGAATCAGAAGCAAATTGAGAGCCGCCTATTCCGTCTCTACCGGTAGAACCGCCCAACAAGACTACAAGATCACCTTTTTTCGCATGATTTTTAATCAAATTCTCTTTTTTACCAAATCCAATCGCAGCAACATCAACTAGTGCATAATTTTGATAACATTCGTCAAATTCAACTTCACCGCCAATTGTTGGAATCCCCAAACAATTGCCATAAGCTGCAACACCACTAACGGCATTTTTGAAAAGCCATCTGGCCTGTTGATCTTTCTCAATATTTCCAAATCGCAATCCATCAAAAATTGCAATAGGTCTTGTTCCAGCAGACAAAATATCTCGTATTACTCCACCAACACCGGTTGCGGCTCCACCAAAAGGTTCAACAGCAGAAGGGTGATTATGACTTTCAATATGTGCAGTTACTACATAACCGCCGCCAACATCTAAAACACCGGAATCATATCCTTTTTCATTAATTACTAATGGTCCAGCCATGGGCAACATTTTGAGATGCTTTTTTGATGATTTGTAAGAACAGTGCTCAGACCATTCTGCAGACACAATCTGAAGTTCTGTAGATGTAGGATTCCTGCCAATTTTAGATTTTAATTCAGATAGTTCATGGGATTCTAAACTCAATTATTAACACCCATCTTTACCAATAATGATTCAAAAATTAATGAAGACGGTTTGTTATCAATTGGATTAATTTCTGGCTCAACAGCTCTTTCTGGATGAGGCATCATCCCAACAACATTTTCGTCTTCATTGCACACTCCTGCAATTCTATCTGTAGAGCCATTTACAACATCACTATATCTAAATACAATTTGATTTTTTTTCTTTAATTGTTTTAGTACATCGTCGTCTGCATAATACCGTCCTTCGCCATTTGCTATTGGAATTGGAATTTTTTGATGGAGTTTAAACTGATTCGTAAATGGAGTGGTATTGTTTTCTACGATAAGACTTGTCCATTCACACATAAAATTAAGAGATTTATTTTTCAGTAAAACTCCTGGCAACAATCCAGATTCCACTAAAATTTGAAATCCATTACAGACGCCTAATATCGGGATCCCTTTCTCAGCCAATTTTTTGACATCTTTTATAATTGGACTATGAGCAGCGATTACTCCTGCACGAAGTCGATCACCATAAGAAAATCCCCCTGGAAGAATTACTGCATCAATATTTTTGGGAAGGGGTTTTTCATGCCAAAAGTATTGAGCATCAAGATTAAAGACATCTGTTAGGACATGATACATATCACGATCACAGTTACTACCTGGAAAAACTACAACCCCAACTTTCACATTTGTTTTTAGATTCAGAGATATTTAATTTGAATCGAGTCTGAGAAAAGTTTTATGCGAATGAAATCCCTGATCGCTATCAGTCAAATCAAAGATAACATGCAAAAAATGCAATAATCACATAATTTTGAAAATATCAGGCTTCAAAGACATCTATTGTCACTTTACTCACCATAGGATTGTAAATTCGTAATTCATCACAAATTTCTTGTACTTTCGATTGGGCAGATTTCTTATCTTTTTCTTTAATGGTGAACTTTAACATTTTTGCAGTTTTGATTTTTGAAACTGATTTGTGAGTTCCTTTTAGCACCAGATCATTTAGAATGGTATCGCCTTCAGGATCACTCATGCCAGGTTTATTTTCAATGGTTACGTGAACATCAAAAATAGGCATTAATTTAAAAATCGAAAATGAGGTTAATCTATCTTCCGAAAAAATTTGTGTTTTTATACTTATTTTGTGATATTAGCCAGGTATCCGATTCTGAGGACTTGTATTGTTGCAGATATGACCAGCCCAGGATCGGTTACTTTAGATTTTTTAATGTACGTCCCATTCAAAAGAATCTCTGGAAAACAAGTCATTAATTACAATTAACCCTCTTTCCATCTTGTCTTTACTGGGATTACATCAAGTATCTTTTGCAAAAATTCCATTTTCATCCAAAATGATGCAGAGATAACCATGAAAGAAACAGGATTCTATTTGCCGTTGCATAAACACATACAAAAACTAAGATTATTGGATTTGCCCAAGAAAGGATTTTCCATAGTATGATTTCTTTTTAATGTTTGAAAATAGATCAAACATTCACAATTCAATTATTCAGATATGGTTCTGATCACTTATAAAAAAAGTCATTTTTTGCACACATTGCATATATTGGAATTTATAGATGATGATTTTAGAGAATCACATAATGGCAAAAGGAAGAATGAGATATTGGAAGATTACTCCTGAGGAATTAGGAGGATATGCTTATGATGAAAATAACTTGCTTAATTGGGAAATAAAATGCGTTAGAGAACCTGATGACGAGGCCAAATTCATAGGTGTTTTCATGTACAGACATGGTACTGCATATGATTACGAATCAGTAAGAGGGATTTGTTACTATCACAACAATATTGACAGAAAAGAGATTCCATCAATCACTAATTTCCTTCAAGGAAAATTTAACGGTAAAGAAATGGAAAAAGGAGACAGAATATTCCTCAAAGATTCAAAAGAAATCTTCTCGGCTAAAGACATTTCAGAATTGGCAAAGGAGATGGAATCGAAGTTTAATACAAAGGCAATAATTTCTTTAGAATTTGAAGGAATTACTGCTGAAAAACTAAAAGAAGCTGGCCTCCCAGAAGCAAAATTGTTACCAATCCCCACTTGATTGATATAGTTTAAAACACAAAGATATCCGATGTCGGAATTGGATGGAATTAATCAGCACTTAGAAGAGTTAAGAAAAAGACTTCTCAGGATTGTTCTAGTAATAGGAATCATTACTGCATTCATCTTAACTTTTCATGCAGAACCAATTCAGATATCTGGAATTACAATGTACTATCCTTCTCCAGATCCGCTAAACAACATTGCAGCACAAATCACCAACCATATGAAAACAAATCTCGTTCCAGAAGACGTTAGACTAATTCAAACTGCACCTGGACAGGCTTTCTTTGCTCAAGTGTACATTGCGGCACTAGCAGGAATAGTTGTAGGGATGCCAGTGATTGTGAAAGAGTTAGTAGGTTTTATCAAACCAGCATTAAAAGAAAATGAGATTCATGTAAGCAGAAACATCACCATTCCAGCATTAGGCCTATTCATTACAGGTTGTGTGTTTTCTTACAATTTGGTCATCCCATACATCTTAGATTTTTTATATCGATATGGAGAATCTGCAGGACTTGTAACTTTTCTTAATGTTATAGAATTCGTTACATTTGTTTTACAGTTTTTACTTGCGTTTGGATTTTCTTTTCAGTTACCACTAGTAATGTATGCAATTTCAGTATCAGGTATGGTAGATTCAGATTTTTGGAGAAAGAATATCAGATATGCAATTGTGATCATAACGATATTTGGTGCAGTCATCACTCCTGATGGAAGTGGGGTAACAATGTGGTTCATTGCAGGTCCAATGATTGCGCTTTATCTAATAGGCATGATAGTAATTGAGCGCAAAGAACGCAAAAAGTTGAACACTTAAATCCAAATTTGATCAAATAGCAATAACATGTTAGGAATGGGATTAGCCAATTTCATAGCTGGACAGGAATGGATCTTTATCATCATTATTGCAGTGGTATTCATTTTCGGTGCAAAGAAAATCCCAGAACTTGCAAAAACCTTCGGTAAAGCTAAAGGGGAGTTTGAGAAAGGGAAAATCGAAGGAGAAAAAGAACTCAAAGACTTTAAAGATAAAGAAACAAAATCAGACTAGGTTTCAGCAGTTCTTAGAAAATCGTCAATAATTTTAGAATAACTACTTTCGTATTTTTTGTTTCCAAAAAGTTGGCCAATCTTCATTTTGCCTTTTAATTTCAAATTTACATTGATGAATATTTTAGTTCCTTCCTCATGTTCAATAAATTGTTGTTTTATGTGACTGCCCTTAGCATCACCACCTATTACAAAAATCTCATGTAAGGCAGGTTCTTGAGAAACATGTTTTGACATTATCACCATTTCTTCTCCTCCAAGATTCAAATGCTCCTCAACTACTGCAACATTCCCACGAATTGAGCGAACCCTAATTGAAGGAAAATGTTGAGGCATTAATTTTTGATAATTTTCATAATTAGATAAAATCTCAAAGACAACTTCGCGTTTTGCATTGACAATTCTTTCTAAAGTAAACTCTGACAAATGTAATTTAAAAAGTTCCCCAACGAGGGTATAAATCGTGCTCTACATCAAATTGGTCCAGACATTTTCCCACGCCATGATTTACAATATCGTCAATGGATTTGGGTTTTGTATAAAATTCTGTTACGGGGGGCAATATTACAACTCCTATTCTAGAAAGCTTTAACATATTTTCCAAATGGATTGCAGACAATGGAGTCTCTCTCACCATTAAAATTAATTTTCGGGATTCTTTTATTGTCACACCAGCAGCTCGTGCAATTAATGTATCGTCATACCCATTTGCAATAGCTGCCAAAGTCTTCATACTACATGGTGCGACAATCATACCATCAATTCTATGTGTTCCACTTGAAACACTTGATGCCATATTTTTTTCATCCGAAATGCTTGTTGCCAACGATGTTACATATTCAAGTGAATAATCAGTTTCCATCGAAATGCATTTCTGAGCCCATTCAGACATAATCAGATGTGTTTCAATGTTTAATTTCTTGAGAGTTTCCAGCATTCGTATACCATAGATTACACCAGTACTGCCAGTGATTCCTATAACTAATTTCAACAAGATATCTATCAAAGTACAGTATTTTATGTATTAGATAGTAAAGTGTTCAGCACTAGAAATTTTGAGTGTTATCGGCTTCTGTAGAGTCTTGCAGTTCTTTGTTGAGTTTTCTTCGTTTAAGCCACAACGAAATTCCACCTACGGCCATTGCAGTAAGCAAAATCACCCCTGCCATTTGGAGTTCAAATTGGTATAGCATATCTAAAACAAACAATAAGTTTGGGAAAAATCTTGTGATCTCATTCGATCTTGAAAATTAGCTATATTACCTCCTCTCTTATAGGCATAGTGTGATTAAGAGTTCTGAAATAAAAAAGATAGTAAACGAATATTCAGACATCAAAATAGGAGTACTAGGAAGTCATTCAGCATTAGAAGTAATGGACGGGGCAAAAGACGAAAATTTCCAGACCACAGTTTTCTGCCAGAAAGGCAGGGAGGAACCCTATCAAAGATTTAGAAGAATTGCAGACGAGATAATTATTTTAGATAAATTCAAGGATATGGCTTCTGCGAAATATCAAAAAATGTTAAGGGATTCAAATACAATTATTGTTCCGCATAGATCACTTACCGTTTATCTTGGATACAAGACAATTGAAAATTCATTCAAAGTTCCAATTTTTGGAAATAGAAAATTATTCCAAGCAGAAGAGAGAACAGCAAAAAAGGGCCAATATTACTTGTTAGAAAAAGCCAGAATAAAATATCCCAAATTATTCAAAGATCCTAAAAAAATTAACAAACCATGTATCGTAAAAGTTCAGGAAAAAAATAGACCTCTAGAAAGAGCATTCTTTACAGTTTCATCATACAAAGATTTTGTTGAAAAATCAGAAGCAAAAATCAAGCAAGGGGTAATCTCAAGAAAAGATCTAGCAAAATCAAGTATTGAGGAATTAGCAATTGGCACATACATGAATTTCAATTTCTTTCACACACCAATATCAAATCAAGTTGATTTTATCGGAATTGAGCGAAGATTACAAACCAACATTCATGATTACAATGCCCTCCCTGCAAAACAACAATTAGATATCAATGTGGATTTGCAAAATATTGAAGTAGGACACACCCCTGCCAGCATTAGAGAATCATTACTAGAAAAAGTCATTAAAATGGGAGACAAATTTGTAGCAGCAGTCAAAAGAGAATATGCGCCAGGAATCATCGGTCCGTTTTCACTTCAAAGTGTAATTACAAAAGATTTAGAATTAATTGTGTACGATGTGTCTTTGCGAGTTCCTGGAAATCCAATAGTTGCAACTACTACCCCATATACAAAATACCAATATGGACAAACATTTGGGGTCGGTAGAAGAATTGCTATGGAAATAAAGCGAGCTCAAGAAGAGGGACGTCTTGACGAGATTGTCACATAAGTCCAATTCCGACATTTCCAGTTGAAAATATTTTTGATGTTCTGCAAAGATTTTTTGTGAAATTGAAGAGCGTGTCTGAATAAAAGAAAAATTAAAGGCGCAAACCCCTAACTGCAGAACTCTGAGAGATTCCCTCTCGTGGTCAAACGTCTAAACGTCTGATTGCCTTTTTTGTTCTGCGGGGCAGCGCAATCTAATCGCCAGATTTTATAACTAACGACATCAATTAGTATAAGACATATAACTATTTAACATTTAGTATGATTTTTTTGAATAAAATTAATGAAATATTGTAAATATTATCTAAGCATAAAAATCATAGTTTGCTGAATTTGCATGAGTAAATTTATTCACATACAAAAAAGAAGAAAGAGAATTCAAAAAAATCACATTATTTGATTGATTCAGGGCAACAGAGGATTTTTAAAAAATGCCTAAAAAATTACAAAAACATATTTTCAGTGAACACCATGCATTTTTGTTAATTGGTTAGATTGGAAATATGTTGAATACCATTCGTTCTAATTTTGAATGATTAAAGCGGTTTGACATTCAAAATTGAATTGCTGAGGCCAATTAACAATACAAACTCTTTTGTTTCCATTTATTGATTAAACAACAATGGGGAAAACAATTTTCATTAAAGAAATAATCCTAATTCTAAAAGAGCCAAGATTATGTCCAACTTGTGAAAAAGAAGACAAGTTGGAAAAAGATGTTGTGAGAGAAGAGAGAACCAATGGCAAAACCATCTTATGCTCCAGATGTGAGGCGCTAATAGTAATAACTAATCAGCATCCAAGAAAAGTAGAACTATCATCAACCAGGGACGACATCATAATGCTAAAAGAACCCCATTTAATTAGAAAAGTAAGCTACTAAGTTTTTGATTTTCCAAGCAATTCTTGGATTACATAATTTCGAACATTTGCGAATTCCCACTCTTTTAGATCAGCATTTCTGCATTCTTCCTTGATGATTAATCCTGCCAGACCATGACTCCAGATATGACGCTTGACATCATAAACTTGAATGATTTTTCCATGTTTAGTGATTTTGATTGCCCCATGGCATCTTTGAACCACTTGTAATGCTACTCTTTGATAGATTTTTTCAAAATTTACCATAACATTACATCATTGAATCACATCAAAAAGGTTATGATTTTTTAGATGGGATAATAATATACCATAGAAATTACAAGAAAGAATGCTGATGATTAACCAACAAACTAAGCTATAACTGATAGATGATGAGTTTGCCGAATTATGAAGCAATTTAAAAAAATATCAGGATTTCATAACCAGTATTAAGAGGAGATCCTTATCTTAGGCAATGGGCAAACTTCCAGAAAAATTTCCAGAATACTCCATAATGTATAAGACATTATCAAAGCAAATCAAAGCATTAGAAAATATCAAAGAAAAGGCCCAAGAAAAAGAGGCAAAGGAAATCAATTTAAAAATTCAAAATTATCAATCAGAATTATTGAAAATAAAGAAAATGTTTCCAGATGATTTTTTTGATGAAGAAAATTAATCATTAATGAGAATGATCATGATCGCAATCACATTGATGATGATCACCTTTTGCAGACATTAATTTCTGCACCATTTCATCACGAATTTTAAGTAAATCACCAACCTGATGTTTTAATGATTGAGAATCCCAATTTCCTTGATGAAGTTCCCTGACAACATCTATGATCTCAAGATCAACATTTAGCAAATTATCCATCAACTGCTCTTGTTCATTCATAAAATTCTATAATTCCGCTACGAGAAAAACCATTCTAATTTAAAAAAATACAGGATCTATGCTTCCATGCTTTCTTTTAGAAGATTTTTCCTAACGAGAATAGGAATTTTGTAAAATGCACCTAATGCCATTGCGTCGGACGCTCTATAATTTCGCAATACAAGATCTTTTTTTCCTGTAAAATACAAATTTGCACGTAAAACTTCTCCACTCTCATAGATTTTCACCTTAACTAGAATCAGCTCATTCTCCTCACAAATCTCCTCAATCATCTTGTAGATGGATGGTGCAGATTCACCTTCAGGATCGTTAAAACTGGAGATATGCCTAGCGACCTCACCAGAAAAAGCCCTCATATGGAATTCTTTTCCAGTATCAGATTTTAGAACAACCATGCCTTCAACAGCATAGGGATCAACAAACCCAACATAATCAATTTTCACAGATTCATAATCAGGCTCTTGTGCTTGATCAATTTCCATATTACGCATAAACTACTTGTTCAGAGCTTATAAAGATAGCAAATTTTTCGGATCAAAGATTACCATGTTATTTTGTGAATTATTTTTTGACGATCAAGGATTGAGCATGACCCCAAATTATTTAAAATCCCCAACAATGGTAGCTTTATGTC
This window harbors:
- a CDS encoding UbiX family flavin prenyltransferase — translated: MKLVIGITGSTGVIYGIRMLETLKKLNIETHLIMSEWAQKCISMETDYSLEYVTSLATSISDEKNMASSVSSGTHRIDGMIVAPCSMKTLAAIANGYDDTLIARAAGVTIKESRKLILMVRETPLSAIHLENMLKLSRIGVVILPPVTEFYTKPKSIDDIVNHGVGKCLDQFDVEHDLYPRWGTF
- a CDS encoding formate--phosphoribosylaminoimidazolecarboxamide ligase family protein — its product is MIKSSEIKKIVNEYSDIKIGVLGSHSALEVMDGAKDENFQTTVFCQKGREEPYQRFRRIADEIIILDKFKDMASAKYQKMLRDSNTIIVPHRSLTVYLGYKTIENSFKVPIFGNRKLFQAEERTAKKGQYYLLEKARIKYPKLFKDPKKINKPCIVKVQEKNRPLERAFFTVSSYKDFVEKSEAKIKQGVISRKDLAKSSIEELAIGTYMNFNFFHTPISNQVDFIGIERRLQTNIHDYNALPAKQQLDINVDLQNIEVGHTPASIRESLLEKVIKMGDKFVAAVKREYAPGIIGPFSLQSVITKDLELIVYDVSLRVPGNPIVATTTPYTKYQYGQTFGVGRRIAMEIKRAQEEGRLDEIVT
- the purL gene encoding phosphoribosylformylglycinamidine synthase subunit PurL, encoding MSLESHELSELKSKIGRNPTSTELQIVSAEWSEHCSYKSSKKHLKMLPMAGPLVINEKGYDSGVLDVGGGYVVTAHIESHNHPSAVEPFGGAATGVGGVIRDILSAGTRPIAIFDGLRFGNIEKDQQARWLFKNAVSGVAAYGNCLGIPTIGGEVEFDECYQNYALVDVAAIGFGKKENLIKNHAKKGDLVVLLGGSTGRDGIGGSQFASDSLESEDRSAVQIPDPFIEKLIIEAVLEARNEKLIHAMKDLGGGGLSCAVSETADALDIGIEMDVGKVHLRESDMHPDEIMVSESQERMLIVTDKIKLKKLESICKKFHIECSVIGHVTTDSQMRVKKGTKILANLPTDVVANATLLDLPSKYPEYLKTIETEKKFKSISDYSKTLMQLLASPNIASKIWVYGQYDHEVGIRTVVKPGSDASVLRLDNGKFLSAKIDGNPKHCYINPREGAIGCFEEACRNVVCTGAKPIGMLDHLQFGNPKDPEIFWTFLESLKGLTDFAKYFEIPCVGGKVSLYNETPAGPIKPTPVIGVLGLIDKKPLAPQKISENDCLVIIGDTKDEMGGSEYFEYIHKFVGGKCPVVDFSESKKNMTAVLDVIGAQILKSAHDCSKGGLAVAVSELCMQNMIGCKISLEKIPGDKLDVDRTLFSESHSRYLLTFEKKNLKKLEILLKKNKISFGIIGYFGGDKIQFVSGTNSIIDLRVDKAQKTWLNSLRDLVLHG
- the purS gene encoding phosphoribosylformylglycinamidine synthase subunit PurS — translated: MPIFDVHVTIENKPGMSDPEGDTILNDLVLKGTHKSVSKIKTAKMLKFTIKEKDKKSAQSKVQEICDELRIYNPMVSKVTIDVFEA
- a CDS encoding SRPBCC family protein translates to MSEFTLERIVNAKREVVFEILSNYENYQKLMPQHFPSIRVRSIRGNVAVVEEHLNLGGEEMVIMSKHVSQEPALHEIFVIGGDAKGSHIKQQFIEHEEGTKIFINVNLKLKGKMKIGQLFGNKKYESSYSKIIDDFLRTAET
- a CDS encoding bifunctional nuclease family protein codes for the protein MEIDQAQEPDYESVKIDYVGFVDPYAVEGMVVLKSDTGKEFHMRAFSGEVARHISSFNDPEGESAPSIYKMIEEICEENELILVKVKIYESGEVLRANLYFTGKKDLVLRNYRASDAMALGAFYKIPILVRKNLLKESMEA
- a CDS encoding Sec-independent protein translocase subunit TatA/TatB, which translates into the protein MLGMGLANFIAGQEWIFIIIIAVVFIFGAKKIPELAKTFGKAKGEFEKGKIEGEKELKDFKDKETKSD
- the tatC gene encoding twin-arginine translocase subunit TatC, whose protein sequence is MSELDGINQHLEELRKRLLRIVLVIGIITAFILTFHAEPIQISGITMYYPSPDPLNNIAAQITNHMKTNLVPEDVRLIQTAPGQAFFAQVYIAALAGIVVGMPVIVKELVGFIKPALKENEIHVSRNITIPALGLFITGCVFSYNLVIPYILDFLYRYGESAGLVTFLNVIEFVTFVLQFLLAFGFSFQLPLVMYAISVSGMVDSDFWRKNIRYAIVIITIFGAVITPDGSGVTMWFIAGPMIALYLIGMIVIERKERKKLNT
- the purQ gene encoding phosphoribosylformylglycinamidine synthase subunit PurQ; the encoded protein is MKVGVVVFPGSNCDRDMYHVLTDVFNLDAQYFWHEKPLPKNIDAVILPGGFSYGDRLRAGVIAAHSPIIKDVKKLAEKGIPILGVCNGFQILVESGLLPGVLLKNKSLNFMCEWTSLIVENNTTPFTNQFKLHQKIPIPIANGEGRYYADDDVLKQLKKKNQIVFRYSDVVNGSTDRIAGVCNEDENVVGMMPHPERAVEPEINPIDNKPSSLIFESLLVKMGVNN